In the Helicobacter typhlonius genome, one interval contains:
- a CDS encoding amino acid ABC transporter ATP-binding protein: MIELSHINKTFHQHAVLKDINLRINDNEIVAIIGPSGAGKSTLLRSINLLEKPDSGRILVDDLSLDFANFSKQEMFALRQKSAMVFQNFNLFVNKNILDNVSEALIVVKKMPKKEAQSLAIAQLESVGLAQKIKAYPYELSGGQQQRVAIARALALNPNIMLFDEPTSALDVELIADVLEVIKNIKGKTMLIVTHELKFAQAIADRIIFMSDGEIIEQKSAKAFFESPTHERVRNFLAKVSQLG, encoded by the coding sequence ATGATAGAACTTAGCCATATCAACAAGACCTTTCATCAACACGCGGTGCTAAAGGATATTAATCTGCGCATAAATGACAACGAAATCGTGGCGATTATTGGACCAAGTGGCGCGGGTAAAAGCACACTTTTACGCAGTATCAATCTGCTTGAAAAGCCAGATAGCGGGCGTATTCTCGTTGATGATTTAAGTCTTGATTTTGCCAACTTTAGCAAACAAGAGATGTTTGCCCTGCGCCAAAAATCGGCTATGGTATTTCAAAACTTCAATCTTTTTGTGAATAAAAACATTTTAGATAATGTCAGCGAGGCACTCATAGTCGTCAAAAAAATGCCAAAAAAGGAGGCGCAAAGCCTTGCCATAGCACAACTAGAATCTGTGGGACTAGCCCAAAAGATAAAAGCATATCCCTATGAGCTAAGTGGCGGACAGCAGCAACGCGTGGCGATTGCTCGGGCATTGGCGTTAAATCCTAATATTATGCTTTTTGATGAACCAACTTCCGCACTTGATGTGGAGCTCATCGCCGATGTACTTGAGGTGATAAAAAATATCAAGGGCAAAACAATGCTTATCGTTACCCACGAACTAAAATTTGCTCAAGCAATAGCAGATAGAATCATCTTTATGAGTGATGGGGAGATTATCGAACAAAAGAGTGCGAAAGCCTTTTTTGAATCCCCTACACACGAAAGAGTGCGCAATTTCCTCGCTAAAGTCTCGCAACTTGGGTGA
- a CDS encoding substrate-binding periplasmic protein, protein MRIVTLLLLAFSLSFSLELRVGSENAYKPFAYLNEKGEPSGFDNDVMRAISTYVEDSKLEFSPLNWNALFSALDAKKIDIIANQITKTKEREEKYIFSKNPYFYDVSTLISLKNTPISDIKELKGAKIGVTIGSNHAKNLEEYLANHKDLEIQIVYYKTSSTLVADLKNKRIHAMVNNPIAAQDYAKAQKITITPAKFYFEKVPVYLIYRKDSAKLAKIIDKAMEKAVKNGKIATLQAQYFGEEYFQILKADSEL, encoded by the coding sequence ATGAGAATTGTTACCTTGCTACTTCTTGCCTTTAGCCTTAGTTTTAGCTTAGAGCTAAGGGTAGGGAGTGAAAATGCCTACAAGCCATTTGCATATCTCAATGAAAAAGGTGAGCCAAGCGGCTTTGATAATGATGTGATGAGGGCTATTTCTACTTATGTGGAAGATTCTAAGCTCGAGTTTAGTCCGCTTAATTGGAACGCGCTTTTTAGTGCGCTCGATGCAAAAAAAATTGACATTATCGCAAATCAAATCACCAAAACAAAGGAGCGCGAGGAAAAATATATCTTTTCAAAAAATCCTTATTTTTATGATGTAAGCACACTTATTAGCCTAAAAAATACGCCTATTAGCGATATAAAGGAACTTAAAGGTGCAAAAATTGGCGTAACGATTGGCTCAAATCACGCTAAGAATCTTGAAGAATATCTTGCAAATCACAAAGATTTGGAGATTCAAATCGTGTATTATAAGACAAGCTCCACACTCGTGGCGGATTTGAAAAATAAGCGAATCCACGCTATGGTAAATAATCCTATCGCCGCGCAGGATTATGCTAAAGCGCAAAAAATTACAATCACTCCTGCGAAATTTTATTTTGAAAAAGTGCCTGTGTATCTCATCTACCGCAAGGATAGTGCAAAACTTGCAAAAATTATCGATAAAGCAATGGAAAAAGCTGTGAAAAATGGTAAAATCGCCACGCTTCAAGCACAATATTTTGGTGAGGAATATTTCCAAATACTCAAGGCAGATTCTGAGTTATAG
- a CDS encoding transporter substrate-binding domain-containing protein — protein sequence MKKILFVLFLLGLVSDSIFASSPTKPIEVGTGNAYRPFAFVNDKNQMDGFDIDVLKILNKHDKGLNFKFNGVQWNAVFPGLDSGKFDLLAYQITKTKEREEKYIFSDYPYFNDISGVIVRENQNITDFKQLNNQKIGVSVGSNYARDLENYLKAHKDLQIEIKYYKNPPALIADLGANRIQAIIGEPISSINIAKAQNINLKATEIILDKTPVYFVFNKKDTALKDKVSKALKKAIDSKDLSKLSIQYFGQDLSK from the coding sequence ATGAAAAAGATACTTTTTGTTTTATTTTTACTTGGACTTGTGTCAGATTCTATCTTCGCATCAAGCCCTACAAAACCCATTGAAGTTGGCACAGGCAATGCCTATCGCCCATTTGCCTTTGTGAATGACAAGAATCAAATGGACGGCTTTGATATTGATGTGCTAAAAATCTTAAACAAACACGACAAGGGGCTTAATTTCAAATTTAACGGAGTGCAATGGAATGCAGTATTTCCCGGACTAGATAGCGGTAAATTCGACCTCCTTGCTTACCAAATCACCAAAACAAAGGAGCGCGAGGAAAAATATATCTTTTCAGATTATCCCTATTTTAACGACATTAGCGGGGTGATTGTGCGCGAAAATCAAAACATCACGGACTTCAAGCAGCTTAATAATCAAAAAATCGGTGTGAGCGTAGGCTCAAACTACGCGCGGGATTTAGAAAATTACCTCAAGGCGCACAAGGATTTGCAAATAGAGATAAAATATTATAAGAATCCTCCTGCGCTCATTGCGGATTTGGGAGCGAATAGAATCCAAGCAATCATAGGTGAGCCAATTAGCTCCATAAACATTGCCAAGGCACAAAATATCAACCTCAAGGCGACAGAGATTATTCTCGATAAAACGCCGGTATATTTTGTGTTTAATAAAAAAGATACCGCGCTTAAAGACAAGGTGTCAAAAGCCCTTAAAAAAGCGATAGATTCTAAAGATTTAAGCAAATTGAGCATTCAATATTTTGGGCAGGATTTAAGCAAATAA
- a CDS encoding polysaccharide pyruvyl transferase family protein: MPQNFLEWDTNCYGEKILVFRDLIIPNDNASIAKNHFLLFTYTRHKVEVKHSNLGDFIQSIATKSAISTLFPQANFTYFDRDSLTSFHIPAKEGEGNILIPAVMQGWFARNSHFIPNNEILPIFVGTHFTPPIYQFLEYFVIYYPWFFQNKDIGCRDFETLRFCKDLGLNAYLSRCLTITLPRRDEVLAKNVNDIFLVNLAEEYLPYIPQDIQENAQKVNQRYVDYHSLSEDLYTRSLNLLDDYKKRAKLVITGALHCASPCIAMGIPVVLISKDEETINRFSALKGIVPIWTFEDLKNGRVNFNPQSVDIESLKKDMLENLRLSILQEFGESVDMKHLAEIRKTIAEFDIVNE; this comes from the coding sequence ATGCCGCAAAATTTCCTAGAATGGGATACAAATTGTTATGGAGAAAAAATACTTGTATTCAGGGATTTGATTATTCCTAATGATAATGCAAGTATTGCCAAAAATCATTTTCTACTTTTTACTTATACGAGGCATAAGGTGGAGGTGAAGCACTCAAATTTGGGGGATTTTATCCAAAGCATTGCTACCAAATCTGCGATTTCTACGCTGTTTCCACAAGCGAATTTTACATATTTTGATAGAGATTCTCTCACAAGCTTTCATATACCAGCAAAGGAGGGAGAGGGTAATATCCTCATACCTGCTGTTATGCAAGGTTGGTTTGCGCGCAACTCGCATTTTATTCCCAATAATGAGATTTTACCTATTTTTGTTGGCACACATTTCACTCCACCCATATATCAATTTTTAGAATATTTTGTTATCTATTATCCGTGGTTTTTCCAAAATAAAGATATTGGTTGTAGGGACTTTGAGACGCTTAGATTCTGCAAAGATTTAGGGCTAAATGCCTATCTTTCACGATGTCTTACGATAACCCTGCCAAGACGAGATGAGGTTTTAGCAAAGAATGTAAACGATATTTTTTTAGTGAATCTTGCAGAGGAATACCTGCCCTACATTCCCCAAGACATACAAGAAAATGCGCAAAAAGTCAATCAACGATATGTGGATTATCACTCACTTAGCGAGGATTTATATACAAGGAGTTTGAATCTACTCGATGATTACAAGAAAAGAGCGAAGTTAGTCATTACCGGCGCTCTGCACTGCGCCTCACCCTGCATAGCAATGGGAATCCCTGTTGTGCTTATTTCAAAAGATGAGGAAACTATCAATCGCTTCTCGGCACTTAAGGGGATTGTGCCTATTTGGACTTTCGAAGATTTAAAAAATGGGCGCGTTAATTTTAATCCACAGAGTGTAGATATAGAATCCCTCAAAAAAGATATGCTAGAAAATCTAAGACTTAGCATTTTACAAGAATTTGGTGAAAGCGTGGATATGAAGCACTTAGCGGAGATTCGCAAAACAATCGCGGAATTTGATATTGTCAATGAGTGA
- a CDS encoding amino acid ABC transporter permease: protein MFDGAYFLNTFFTLLPALPLTFFLALGSFVCGGVIGFIFALIRVFEVKYINRLLMLYISFFRGTPLLVQLFMFYYGLPIFLQYYDIHIDFHNFDSLYYALIVFSLYASAYLCEIFRAALLSVDKGQIEAAYALGMTNTQALRRIILPQAFMITLPNLLNFFIIQVKNTALASIITVPELMGLADIESGRSSKFLEVYLMTALMYWVLCVVLETIFFRIEKYFAKFRKKYAK from the coding sequence ATGTTTGATGGAGCTTATTTTTTAAACACATTTTTTACCCTACTTCCTGCACTTCCGCTGACATTTTTCCTCGCACTTGGCTCATTTGTCTGCGGTGGTGTGATAGGCTTTATCTTTGCGCTCATTCGCGTATTTGAAGTCAAATACATCAATCGTCTCCTAATGCTTTACATTTCATTTTTTCGTGGCACACCGCTTTTGGTGCAGCTCTTTATGTTTTATTATGGCTTGCCTATTTTCTTGCAATACTATGACATTCACATTGATTTTCATAATTTTGATAGCCTCTATTACGCGCTCATCGTATTTTCGCTCTATGCAAGTGCATATTTATGCGAAATTTTCCGCGCGGCTTTGCTTTCAGTCGATAAGGGACAAATTGAAGCCGCCTATGCACTGGGAATGACTAATACACAAGCTTTAAGGCGCATTATTTTGCCCCAAGCCTTTATGATTACACTACCAAATTTGCTTAATTTTTTCATTATACAAGTCAAAAATACCGCTCTCGCTTCGATTATCACAGTGCCCGAGCTTATGGGACTAGCGGATATAGAATCTGGCAGAAGCTCAAAATTTTTAGAAGTGTATCTTATGACTGCACTGATGTATTGGGTGCTATGCGTAGTGCTTGAAACGATATTTTTTAGAATCGAAAAGTATTTTGCTAAATTTAGAAAGAAATATGCCAAATGA